In Helianthus annuus cultivar XRQ/B chromosome 8, HanXRQr2.0-SUNRISE, whole genome shotgun sequence, a single genomic region encodes these proteins:
- the LOC110869991 gene encoding E3 ubiquitin-protein ligase MPSR1, whose translation MAISASSYKIILPDSRQIIMVNAQPGERVDNLLIVNLSPTQVAMIQYYEDIQSVLFDDGGPAYTTHLMELVTNNESVAGVISLNGSQVVDPETCVMITSYIRDYHESLHDNDLSEETIDQENLVKNGRNGDEEKEEEDVCAICLQEFEMGERCTTLECKHRYHQECIEKWLEQKNDCPICRAKVFPVLSNTCFFYRVGS comes from the coding sequence ATGGCCATATCAGCGTCTTCATACAAGATTATACTTCCAGATTCCCGACAGATTATAATGGTGAACGCGCAACCAGGTGAGCGTGTAGATAACCTATTGATTGTCAATCTCTCTCCGACTCAAGTAGCAATGATTCAATACTACGAAGACATCCAATCCGTGTTGTTCGATGATGGTGGGCCTGCTTATACAACTCATTTGATGGAACTCGTAACGAATAATGAATCAGTAGCCGGTGTTATATCCTTGAATGGATCTCAAGTGGTGGATCCAGAAACGTGTGTAATGATTACTAGTTATATAAGGGATTATCATGAGTCTCTTCATGATAATGACTTGTCCGAAGAAACGATTGATCAGGAGAATTTGGTCAAGAATGGTAGAAACGGTGATGAGGAGAAAGAAGAAGAGGATGTTTGTGCGATTTGTCTGCAAGAATTCGAGATGGGTGAGAGGTGTACCACACTCGAATGCAAACACAGGTATCATCAAGAATGCATTGAAAAATGGTTGGAGCAGAAGAACGATTGTCCGATTTGTAGGGCTAAAGTATTCCCTGTTTTGAGTAACACTTGTTTTTTCTATAGGGTGGGTTCTTGA